The Verrucomicrobium spinosum DSM 4136 = JCM 18804 DNA segment TGGGCAGCGTTGATCGCGACGATGACCTCGCAGGTAGTCATCTTCCCTCTCTCAGCCCTGCTTCTGGTAGGACTGATCATCGCCCTCATCCACGTGAGCAAAACACTGGTGGGGCGCAACACGCAGGGACGCAGACCGCCACCGAACTACTACGAATAGAGGGACTCCCCTCACCCGCAACCCCAACCCAAATCAGACCCGCATGCCTTCACCGGCGTGCGGGTCTTTTCATTTCAAGCCATGCAAACCACTCTTTACTACCGCCAAGGATCATCCGACAAAGTCTACACGGTGAGCATCGTCCCGCAGGGTCTTCGCTTCGCCGTCAACATCGCATACGGCCGCAGAGGCTCCACCCTGCAGACGGGCACCAAAACCGACGTTCCCGTTGCCCTGGAAGATGCTCAGATCATTTTCCAGAAGACGGTGAAGGAAAAGACCACCAAGGGCTACATCGAAGGAGAAGCAGGAACCCGATACACGGAGACCGGCAGCGTCCGTAAAAATACGGATATCCTTCCCCAACTCCTGAATCCCATCACGGAAGAACATGCACAGAAGTACATTGAAGATCCCGCCTATTGGATGCAGGAAAAGCTCGATGGTCGGCGGATCCTCCTCAAGAAGACCGCGAACCAGGTCACGGGCATCAACCGTCTGGGACTGGAAACGGAACTGCCCTTAACAATTGTTAAGTCAGCAATGGAACTCCCGGGTGACTTCCTTGTGGATGGTGAAGCCGTTGGCGACACTCTTCACGTCTTCGACCTCCTGGAACTTGCAAATGGAAACCTGCGTGATCAGCCCTACGGGCAGAGAATGCTTAAAGCCATCCAGTTGTTGGCAGGCAGCATCTACAACATGCACCTCAAGCATGTCCCCACGGCTACTCTGACTGACAATAAACGGTCGGTGTTCGCCGTGATGAAGGCCCGGGGCAAAGAAGGTGTGGTCTTCAAACACGAAGACTCTACCTATATTCCAGGCAGACCGGCTTCAGGTGGTTCCCAGCTCAAGTGCAAGTTCTACGAGACGGCTTCGTTCATCGTCGGCAAGATCCATCCCAACAAGCGGAGCATTTCATTGCTGCTGTTTGAAGGCGACAGGATCAAGCCAGCGGGGAACGTCACCATCCCGGTAAATCACGACATTCCAAAACCCGGGGATGTGGTGGAATGCCGGTACCTGTACGCATTCAAGGAGAGCGGCTCCATCTTCCAACCCGTCTACCTGGGCAGAAGGGATGACATTCGCGCTGCTGAATGCGTGGTGGGACAACTGAAGTATAAAATGCACTAAAACGAGTACATTGAATTGGGCTGCCCCTGCATCTAGTATACAGGGACAGTTCATCCCTCTCCAATCCCGAAAGACATGCACAAGCTTGACTTCCTTGAGGTAGGTAAAATCGACCAGGTGCCGACAGCTCCTCGACTGTATCAAAAGTCGTGCCGCGAAGCACACGCACACTTCACGTACAACGTCGGACTGGTCGCGGGTCTCGCAGTACTACCAGGCTTTTCCTTCTGGGCGGCACAGATTTGGCAAGAGTGTTCCACTGAAGCACATCGCCAGATAATGGGCAAACACCGAAAAGTGCCGACCCACAACCAGGACACCATGCTGCGTATTGGCCTCAGATCCCGTGAACTCATGGCACGAGAGTTCAATATCAGCAGCGATCAACAAATCGACCACTTAAAAGAACGAACAGTAACGTTTGAGGAGGTAATTTCGCACTCCGCCTACTTGCACGGAGTGGTAGAAAATCTACTAAAGTCCATTTGCGTCCAGATGTGGGGGGCATTTGAAGTTCTGTGTGAAGACGTCCTGAACGGATCGCTTTGCTCACTACCGACTATCTTCGGTCATGTAGCTCCAGAGGACATGAAGTTCCGAAGCAGGAAGGCAATCCGCAAGTCGTTTACAAAGGCGTTCGCGAGCGACCCAAAAATCGACTCAATATTATCCGACCTTCGCATCGACGCTAGCGCAGCCATCCGTAATTTGCTTGTACACAAAGCAGGAGTTTGCGACATCGACTTCCTCCAGGACACAAGAGGTTGCCAGACGCTGACGCAGTACGCGAACATTACACCTGGAACAGCACTAAAGTTCGATGGGCCTTCTACGTTCGCAATTGTAAATCCGATTGTCCACTTGGGACACGAGTTGCTTATTGCGACAGACAACTGGATCTCATCCAAATTGCCCTCACACCCAAGTACCTAATCCTAGCTACAACTTCGCTTTTAAACCCATGTCCTCTCAAGAGGCATGGGTTTTTCATTTTCAATCTCAAACCCAGAAAGGAAACCACACCATGACACCCATAACCTTGCCCGTCGCAGAGCTTAAATCGGCTCTCAGCGGCTTCAGCAAGATCATTCCAAAGAACAGCACCCTCCCCGTCCTGCAATGCCTCAA contains these protein-coding regions:
- a CDS encoding WGR domain-containing protein, whose amino-acid sequence is MQTTLYYRQGSSDKVYTVSIVPQGLRFAVNIAYGRRGSTLQTGTKTDVPVALEDAQIIFQKTVKEKTTKGYIEGEAGTRYTETGSVRKNTDILPQLLNPITEEHAQKYIEDPAYWMQEKLDGRRILLKKTANQVTGINRLGLETELPLTIVKSAMELPGDFLVDGEAVGDTLHVFDLLELANGNLRDQPYGQRMLKAIQLLAGSIYNMHLKHVPTATLTDNKRSVFAVMKARGKEGVVFKHEDSTYIPGRPASGGSQLKCKFYETASFIVGKIHPNKRSISLLLFEGDRIKPAGNVTIPVNHDIPKPGDVVECRYLYAFKESGSIFQPVYLGRRDDIRAAECVVGQLKYKMH